One Phaseolus vulgaris cultivar G19833 chromosome 11, P. vulgaris v2.0, whole genome shotgun sequence genomic window carries:
- the LOC137832830 gene encoding protein NRT1/ PTR FAMILY 5.10-like: MGKGLEEAVRAEEEERDDVVDGAVDFRGGTAVRSKTGSWRSAGLIIGVEVAERIAYYGIQGNMISYLTGPLRQSTATAAENINVWSGTASLLPLLGAFLADSFLGRYRTIILASLVYILGLGLLTLSAMLPSLSNSECQVDNELKSCSPPRSQVILLFISLYLVAIGQGGHKPCVQAFGADQFDEQHPKEHKDRSSFFNWWYFTMCAGCLATLSILNYIQDNLSWVLGFGIPCIAMILALLVFLLGTMTYRFNIQQQDERPFRRIGRVFVAAIRNRRIGRDGILPKQSSEQFEFLNKALLELKDKDSMEEESCSPSEVEEAKAVLRLVPIWASTLIYAVVFAQVPTFFTKQGVTLKRTILPGIDIPPASLQTLMTVAIVFFSPIYDRLFVPLARAITGKPSGITMLQRIGTGILISVSSIVVAALVETKRLKIAQESGLVDDAEAIVPMSIWWLVPQYLLFGMSEVFTMVGLQEFFYDQVPNELRSMGLALYLSIFGAGNFISSFLISVIEEVTGKEDSWFANNLNKAHLNYFYWLLAALSVMGLAFFTFFSKSYIYNNKGIRRQ; the protein is encoded by the exons ATGGGGAAGGGATTGGAAGAAGCAGTGAGAGCAGAGGAGGAGGAGAGGGATGATGTGGTGGACGGTGCGGTTGACTTCAGAGGTGGAACCGCCGTGAGATCCAAAACTGGGTCGTGGAGATCCGCTGGGCTTATCATAG GTGTGGAAGTGGCGGAGAGAATTGCGTATTATGGGATTCAGGGGAACATGATATCGTATCTCACCGGGCCTCTCCGTCAGAGCACGGCCACCGCCGCAGAGAACATCAATGTCTGGTCGGGAACTGCTTCATTGCTTCCTCTGCTTGGGGCTTTCCTCGCCGATTCCTTTCTCGGCCGCTACCGCACTATCATACTCGCCTCCCTCGTCTACATCCTG GGACTAGGACTGTTAACACTATCAGCTATGCTTCCTTCTCTCTCCAACTCTGAATGCCAAGTCGACAATGAACTCAAATCATGCTCTCCTCCTCGCTCGCAAGTGATTTTGTTATTCATCTCCCTTTATTTGGTCGCCATTGGGCAAGGTGGACATAAGCCCTGTGTTCAAGCTTTTGGAGCAGATCAATTCGATGAACAACATCCAAAGGAGCACAAAGATAGAAGCTCGTTCTTTAATTGGTGGTATTTTACTATGTGTGCTGGATGCTTGGCGACCCTTTCGATCTTGAACTATATACAAGACAACCTTAGTTGGGTTCTTGGATTTGGAATTCCTTGTATTGCCATGATTCTTGCATTACTTGTTTTCTTGTTAGGAACAATGACCTACAGGTTTAACATTCAGCAGCAAGACGAAAGACCCTTTCGCAGAATTGGCCGTGTATTTGTTGCTGCTATAAGAAATCGCAGAATTGGCCGTGATGGAATACTTCCTAAACAAAGTTCTGAACAATTCGA GTTCCTTAACAAAGCGTTGTTGGAGTTAAAGGACAAGGATTCCATGGAAGAGGAGAGTTGTAGCCCAAGTGAGGTAGAAGAAGCTAAAGCAGTACTAAGGCTGGTTCCCATTTGGGCTTCAACTCTGATTTATGCAGTGGTGTTTGCTCAAGTTCCAACATTCTTTACTAAGCAAGGGGTTACTCTGAAGAGAACAATATTACCCGGCATTGACATACCTCCTGCTTCTCTTCAAACGCTCATGACTGTGGCCATTGTTTTCTTCAGTCCCATCTATGACCGCTTATTTGTGCCACTGGCAAGAGCTATCACTGGAAAACCCTCAGGCATCACAATGCTGCAAAGAATTGGAACTGGAATTTTAATATCCGTGTCTAGTATAGTAGTTGCAGCCCTTGTTGAGACCAAGAGATTGAAAATAGCTCAAGAGTCTGGTCTTGTTGATGATGCTGAAGCAATTGTTCCGATGAGTATATGGTGGTTGGTTCCCCAATATTTGTTGTTCGGAATGTCTGAAGTTTTTACCATGGTTGGTCTACAAGAATTTTTCTATGACCAGGTCCCAAATGAACTGAGAAGCATGGGTCTTGCTCTGTACTTGAGCATATTTGGTGCTGGGAACTTTATAAGCAGCTTTCTGATTTCTGTGATAGAGGAAGTGACAGGGAAAGAAGATAGTTGGTTTGCTAATAATCTGAACAAGGCGCATCTTAATTACTTTTACTGGCTACTTGCTGCTCTCAGTGTCATGGGATTGGCcttcttcactttctttagTAAATCTTACATTTACAATAACAAAGGTATCAGACGACAATAG
- the LOC137832812 gene encoding protein NRT1/ PTR FAMILY 5.10-like → MGKGLEEAVGAEEEEERDDVVDGAVDFRGGTAVRSKSGSWRSAGLIIGVEVAERIAYYGIQGNMISYLTGPLRQSTATAAENINVWSGTASLLPLLGAFLADSFLGRYRTIILASLVYILGLGLLTLSAMLPSLSNSECQVDDELKSCSPPRSQVILFFISLYLVAIGQGGHKPCVQAFGADQFDEQHPKEHKDRSSFFNWWYFTMCLGCMATLSVLNYIQDNLSWVLGFGIPCIAMILALLVFLLGTMTYRFNIQQQDKRPFRRIGRVFVAAIRNRRIGRDGILAHQSSEQFEFLNKALLELKDEDSMEEESCSPSEVEEAKAVLRLVPIWASTLIYAVVFAQVPTFFTKQGVTLERTILPGIDIPPASLQTLITVAIVLFSLIYDRLFVPLARAITGKPSGITMLQRIGTGILISVFSIVLAALVETKRLKIAKESGVVDEADATVPMSIWWLVPQYLLFGMSEVFTMVGLQEFFYDQVPNELRSMGLALYLSIFGVGSFISGFLISVIEKVTGKEDSWFANNLNKAHLNYFYWLLAALSVMGLAFFTFFGKSYIYNNKGIRRQ, encoded by the exons ATGGGGAAGGGATTGGAAGAAGCAGTGGGAgcagaggaggaggaggagaggGACGATGTGGTGGATGGTGCGGTGGACTTCAGAGGTGGAACCGCCGTGAGATCCAAATCTGGGTCGTGGAGATCCGCGGGGCTTATCATAG GTGTGGAAGTGGCGGAGAGAATTGCGTATTATGGGATTCAGGGGAACATGATATCGTATCTCACCGGACCTCTCCGTCAGAGCACGGCCACCGCCGCAGAGAACATCAATGTCTGGTCGGGAACTGCTTCCTTGCTTCCTCTGCTTGGGGCTTTCCTCGCCGATTCCTTTCTCGGCCGCTACCGCACTATCATACTCGCTTCCCTCGTCTACATCCTG GGTCTAGGACTGTTAACGTTATCAGCTATGCTTCCTTCTCTCTCCAACTCTGAATGCCAAGTCGACGATGAACTCAAATCATGCTCTCCTCCTCGCTCGCAagtgattttgtttttcatctCCCTTTATTTGGTCGCCATTGGGCAAGGTGGACATAAGCCCTGTGTTCAAGCTTTTGGAGCAGATCAATTCGATGAACAACATCCAAAGGAGCACAAAGATAGAAGCTCGTTCTTTAATTGGTGGTATTTTACTATGTGTCTTGGATGCATGGCAACTCTTTCGGTCTTGAACTATATACAAGACAACCTTAGTTGGGTTCTTGGATTTGGAATTCCTTGTATTGCCATGATTCTTGCATTACTTGTTTTCTTGTTAGGAACAATGACCTACAGGTTTAACATTCAGCAGCAAGACAAAAGACCCTTTCGCAGAATTGGCCGTGTATTTGTTGCTGCTATAAGAAATCGCAGAATTGGCCGTGATGGAATACTTGCTCATCAAAGTTCTGAACAATTCGA GTTTCTGAACAAAGCGTTGTTGGAGCTAAAGGACGAGGATTCCATGGAAGAGGAGAGTTGTAGCCCAAGTGAGGTAGAAGAAGCTAAAGCAGTACTAAGGCTGGTTCCCATTTGGGCTTCAACTCTGATTTATGCAGTGGTGTTTGCTCAAGTTCCAACATTCTTTACTAAGCAAGGGGTTACTCTGGAGAGAACAATATTACCCGGCATTGACATACCTCCTGCTTCTCTTCAAACGCTCATCACTGTGGCCATTGTTCTCTTCAGTCTCATCTATGACCGCTTATTTGTGCCACTGGCAAGAGCTATCACTGGCAAACCCTCAGGCATCACAATGCTGCAAAGAATTGGAACTGGAATTTTAATATCCGTGTTTAGTATAGTACTTGCAGCACTTGTTGAGACCAAGAGATTGAAAATAGCTAAAGAGTCTGGTGTTGTTGATGAAGCTGATGCAACTGTTCCGATGAGTATATGGTGGTTGGTTCCCCAATATTTGTTGTTCGGAATGTCTGAAGTTTTTACCATGGTTGGTCTCCAGGAATTTTTCTATGACCAGGTCCCAAATGAACTGAGAAGCATGGGTCTTGCTCTGTACTTGAGCATATTTGGTGTTGGGAGCTTTATAAGCGGCTTTCTGATTTCTGTGATAGAGAAAGTGACAGGGAAAGAAGATAGTTGGTTTGCTAATAATCTGAACAAGGCGCATCTTAATTACTTTTACTGGCTACTTGCTGCTCTCAGTGTCATGGGATTGGCCTTCTTCACTTTCTTTGGTAAATCTTACATTTACAATAACAAAGGTATCAGACGACAATAG
- the LOC137832854 gene encoding patellin-3-like: MTDWFLPSNREDNNIHIITLFFFFFFFFFTTIHPFLHLLSTFLLHSSMAQEPQNPPPPQEVPPLVDPVPVDNPPTTQPEPEPEPEVQPPTIEAQAETETPEKAQAGVEDKISESVSFKEETNVVGDLPEAQKKALEDLKKLVQESLNKRDLTAPKPATPEPEKKKPDTVKEPEVAAGEAAEEAEKKAPEVSEEKKDVEVKEETTEIEVTEDKKDAEVKEETKEVEVTEEKKEVEVTEEKKDVEVKEEKKEVEVIEEKKDDEVKEEKKEVEVIEEKKDDEVKEEKKEEEVTEEKKEEEVTEEKEKVEETTVVEEEVGPEEVEIWGIPLLADERSDVILLKFLRARDFKVKEAFTMLKNTVRWRKEFGIDALVLEDFGSDWDKVVFTDGQDKEGHPVCYNVFGEFENKELYNKAFSDEEKRNKFIRWRIQVLEKSVRSLDFSPTAISTIVQVNDLKNSPGLGKRELRQATNQALLLLQDNYPEFVAKQIFINVPWWYLAFYRMISPFFTQRTKSKFVFAGPSKSAETLFKYIAPELVPLQYGGLSREGEQEFTTADAVTEVTIKPATKHAVEFPVSEKSHLVWEIRVVGWDVSYVAEFVPSTEDGYTVIVQKNRKIAPADETVISNGFKSGEAGKVVLTIDNQTSKKKKLLYRSKTKAIAE; the protein is encoded by the exons ATGACAGACTGGTTTCTACCATCAAACAGAGAGGACAACAACATACACATAAtcactctcttcttcttcttcttcttcttcttcttcacaaCCATTCATCCATTTCTTCACCTTCTTTCtacctttcttcttcattcctCCATGGCCCAAGAACCCCAAAATCCACCTCCTCCTCAGGAAGTTCCGCCCCTCGTCGACCCTGTTCCCGTCGACAACCCACCCACCACCCAACCTGAACCGGAACCTGAACCTGAAGTCCAACCACCCACCATCGAAGCTCAAGCTGAAACTGAAACCCCGGAGAAGGCTCAGGCCGGTGTTGAAGACAAGATTTCTGAATCGGTTTCGTTTAAGGAGGAGACCAATGTCGTCGGCGACCTCCCCGAGGCCCAGAAGAAAGCCCTTGAGGATCTCAAGAAGCTTGTTCAAGAGTCGCTTAACAAACGCGACCTAACTGCCCCCAAGCCCGCCACACCGGAACCAGAGAAGAAGAAACCGGACACCGTCAAGGAGCCGGAAGTGGCAGCAGGAGAGGCCGCGGAAGAAGCGGAGAAGAAGGCACCGGAAGTTTCGGAAGAGAAGAAGGATGTTGAAGTGAAAGAAGAGACGACGGAAATAGAAGTGACGGAAGACAAGAAGGATGCTGAGGTGAAAGAAGAGACGAAGGAAGTAGAAGTGACggaagagaagaaggaagtagAAGTGACAGAAGAGAAGAAGGATGTTGAAgtgaaagaagagaagaaggaagtagAAGTGATAGAAGAGAAGAAGGATGATGAAGttaaagaagagaagaaggaagtagAAGTGATAGAAGAGAAGAAGGATGATGAAgtgaaagaagagaagaaggaagaagaggTGACGgaagagaagaaggaagaagaagtgaCAGAAGAGAAGGAGAAGGTAGAAGAGACGACGGTGGTGGAAGAGGAGGTTGGTCCGGAGGAAGTGGAGATATGGGGAATTCCGCTGCTGGCGGATGAGAGGAGCGATGTGATTCTGCTAAAGTTTCTGAGAGCGAGGGATTTCAAGGTGAAGGAGGCCTTCACCATGCTCAAGAACACCGTGCGTTGGCGGAAGGAATTCGGAATAGACGCTCTGGTACTGGAAGATTTTGGAAGCGATTGGGACAAGGTGGTGTTCACCGATGGACAAGACAAAGAAGGACACCCAGTGTGCTACAACGTGTTCGGTGAGTTCGAGAACAAGGAGTTGTACAACAAGGCCTTTTCGGACGAGGAGAAGCGCAACAAGTTCATCAGGTGGAGGATTCAGGTGCTGGAGAAGAGCGTGAGAAGCCTTGACTTCTCACCCACTGCCATCTCCACCATTGTGCAGGTCAACGACCTCAAGAACTCTCCGGGACTCGGCAAGAGGGAACTCCGGCAAGCCACCAATCAGGCCCTTCTCCTGCTTCAGGATAACTACCCTGAGTTTGTGGCCAAGCAG ATATTCATCAATGTTCCATGGTGGTACCTTGCCTTTTATAGGATGATCAGTCCCTTCTTCACACAGAGGACCAAGAGCAAGTTTGTGTTTGCTGGGCCATCCAAGTCTGCAGAAACCCTTTTCAA ATATATTGCTCCGGAGCTGGTGCCGCTTCAGTACGGTGGACTGAGCAGAGAGGGTGAACAGGAATTCACCACTGCTGATGCTGTTACGGAGGTCACAATCAAACCTGCAACCAAACATGCTGTCGAGTTCCCAGTTTCTGAG AAAAGCCATCTAGTTTGGGAAATCCGAGTGGTGGGTTGGGATGTGAGCTATGTGGCTGAATTTGTGCCCAGCACTGAGGATGGATACACTGTCATTGTGCAGAAGAACAGGAAAATTGCTCCCGCAGATGAGACCGTAATCAGCAACGGTTTCAAAAGTGGTGAAGCTGGCAAGGTAGTACTCACCATAGACaaccaaacatccaagaagaagAAACTCCTCTACAGGTCAAAGACCAAAGCCATCGCAGAGTGA
- the LOC137807768 gene encoding patellin-3 — MAQNDSNPPPPAPAASPPQDPPSLSSENDAKADDVVVEKVKAEEVLVDEEKGKEKEEVKGSEEAVVVEEKEKEKEKEKEKEKEKEKEKEEEVTGGETESESLKEESNRVSDSERKGIEELKKALREELERKEEGEVSIWGVPLLKDQRTDVILLKFLRARDLKVKDALVMIQNTLQWRKDFGIEKLLEEDLGEELEKVVFMHGHGREGHPVCYNVYGEFQNKELYQKAFSTEENRTKFLRWRIQLLERSIRNLDFTPGGISAIFQINDLKNSPGPAKRELRLATKQALQLLQDNYPEFVAKQVFINVPWWYLAFYTMINPFLTQRTKSKFIFAGPSKSPDILFKYISPEQVPVQYGGLSVDFCDCNPDFTTSDPVTELSIKPTTKQTVEIAIYEKCIIVWELRVVGWEVSYNAEFKPDAKDAYTVVIQKATKMSPTDEPVVSNSFKVGELGKLLLTIDNPTLKKKRLLYRFMIKPYCD; from the exons ATGGCCCAAAATGATTCAAACCCTCCTCCTCCTGCTCCGGCCGCTTCACCGCCGCAGGACCCTCCGTCACTGTCATCGGAGAATGATGCCAAAGCCGACGATGTGGTTGTGGAGAAGGTGAAGGCTGAGGAGGTGCTTGTGGATGAAGAGAAAGGCAAAGAGAAAGAGGAAGTAAAAGGTAGTGAGGAGGCGGTTGTGGTCgaggagaaggagaaggagaaggagaaggagaaagagaaagagaaagagaaagagaaagagaaagaagaagaggtTACAGGCGGAGAGACAGAGAGCGAGTCATTGAAGGAGGAGAGCAATAGGGTTTCTGATTCGGAGAGAAAGGGCATCGAAGAGCTGAAGAAGGCGCTGAGGGAAGAGTTGGAGCGGAAGGAGGAAGGCGAGGTTTCCATCTGGGGCGTCCCTCTCttgaaggaccagaggactgaCGTCATTCTTCTCAAGTTTCTGAGAGCGCGCGACTTGAAGGTGAAGGATGCTCTTGTGATGATTCAGAACACTCTCCAATGGAGGAAGGACTTCGGCATCGAGAAGCTTCTGGAGGAAGATCTGGGAGAGGAGTTGGAGAAGGTGGTCTTCATGCACGGCCACGGAAGAGAGGGGCACCCCGTCTGTTACAACGTCTACGGAGAGTTCCAGAACAAGGAGCTCTACCAGAAGGCCTTCTCCACCGAGGAAAACCGAACCAAGTTTCTCCGATGGCGGATTCAGCTGCTGGAGCGCAGCATCAGGAACCTCGACTTCACTCCCGGAGGCATCAGCGCCATTTTCCAAATCAATGACCTCAAAAACTCCCCTGGCCCTGCCAAACGGGAACTTCGCCTTGCCACCAAACAAGCTCTGCAGTTGCTTCAGGACAACTATCCCGAGTTTGTTGCCAAACAG GTTTTCATCAATGTCCCTTGGTGGTATCTTGCATTCTATACCATGATCAATCCCTTCTTAACTCAGAGAACCAAAAGCAAGTTTATCTTTGCAGGACCATCCAAATCTCCAGACATTCTTTTCAA GTATATTTCTCCCGAGCAAGTGCCGGTGCAGTATGGTGGCCTCAGTGTAGATTTCTGTGACTGCAACCCCGATTTCACTACGTCTGATCCTGTCACCGAACTTTCTATAAAGCCAACCACTAAGCAAACTGTCGAAATTGCTATCTATGAG AAATGCATTATTGTTTGGGAGCTGCGGGTGGTGGGCTGGGAGGTTTCCTACAATGCTGAATTCAAGCCTGATGCTAAAGATGCATATACAGTTGTCATACAGAAGGCCACAAAGATGTCCCCCACCGATGAACCAGTGGTTTCCAATAGCTTCAAAGTTGGTGAACTGGGGAAATTGTTGCTCACCATAGATAATCCTACCTTGAAAAAGAAGAGGCTTCTTTACAGGTTCATGATCAAACCCTACTGTGATTGA
- the LOC137818404 gene encoding GCN5-related N-acetyltransferase 10, chloroplastic, translating to MAHILASNPNASHKLVCSNLGYGARRGSRSGSYRVGRKRRGGGLVLQCSSSTTTSTTSSQLPCVDEDVRLQIENGSSGKLKQQFEYLACEYGWRVRKLFENAEEIRKASQVQAEAFHVPISIFNDLFFQFFQAEVLSGLLYKLKNSPPNRYACLVAEAAKDDQDSAKQLVGVIDVTVLRDQNVLQHLPSEAEEYLYISGIAVSETFRRRKIATALLKACDMLSILWGFEFLALRAYEEDVGARKLYANAGYQVVSRDPPWTSNWIGKKCRVLMIKRTSLPK from the exons ATGGCTCATATACTGGCGAGTAATCCCAATGCTTCACACAAACTTGTGTGCTCAAACTTGGGATACGGTGCTAGAAGAGGATCCAGAAGTGGTTCTTACAGAGTGGGAAGGAAAAGGCGAGGTGGGGGTTTGGTGTTGCAATGCAGCAGCAGCACAACCACAAGCACCACCAGTTCGCAACTACCTTGTGTTGATGAGGATGTGAGGTTGCAGATAGAGAATGGTAGCAGTGGAAAGCTGAAGCAGCAGTTTGAGTATTTGGCGTGTGAGTATGGATGGAGAGTAAGGAAGCTATTTGAAAACGCAGAAGAGATAAGAAAGGCATCTCAAGTTCAGGCCGAAGCATTTCATGTTCCTATCTCTATTTTCAACGACCTGTTCTTCCAATTCTTTCAG GCGGAAGTGCTTTCAGGGCTCCTTTACAAGCTTAAAAACTCACCACCTAATAG GTATGCTTGTTTGGTAGCTGAGGCAGCAAAAGATGATCAAGATTCAGCAAAACAGCTTGTGGGTGTCATAGATGTGACTGTCTTAAGAGACCAAAATGTGCTTCAACATCTTCCATCTGAAGCTGAAGAGTACCTTTACATATCAGGAATAGCAGTCTCCGAAACTTTCAG GAGGAGGAAAATAGCGACTGCACTGTTGAAAGCCTGCGACATGCTTTCCATTTTGTGGGGTTTTGAGTTTCTTGCCCTTCGAGCCTATGAAGAAGATGTGGGTGCTCGCAAACTGTACGCAAATGCTGGGTACCAAGTGGTGTCTCGAGATCCACCGTGGACAAGTAATTGGATTGGAAAGAAATGTCGTGTTCTTATGATCAAAAGAACTAGTTTGCCTAAGTAG